The DNA region GAACTGGCTAATCTACTGGATGGGGTGAGATTTCAAGTTGTTCTACATAATTCTAATATTACTTTTGTTCCACTGCCACCCCATGCTTtataatcatttattttatgttgcatTCTAGTATTACAAGAAGCTGAATATCCGTGTGGTGCTGGTGGGCCTGGTTATTTTTAAGGATAGTAATCCCTTCAGTGTGGAAGGCGGTGCAGGAGAGGTGCTGGGAAGGTTTGTCAAGTGGAGGAAGAGTACTCTGTTACCAAAGATCAGGAATGACATCGGTCAACTCATTGTGTAAGTAGCATGTTCTTTGTCTTGTTCTCTGAGTTTTATGATGACGCTGAAGTTTGTGACTCGTCCCTTGGTCCTGTTGTTTCTCAGTGGTCGTCCCAGTGCATATGAGGGAGCTGTTCTGGGTATGGCCTTCGTGGGCACAGTCTGCTCCCCAGCGCACGCAGGAGGAATCAACGTGGTGAGTCCAACACCCTTTTCACTCCTTACACCAGCTGACACCTTGGTGCTTTGGCAGTATGAGCTTTTGCGCAGAAACTGATACTGTCTGCATTATTCATGGCAGGTGCCATAAATGCAGCTCATTCTCGCATGCTCTAAGTAACACAGGAGTCAAACAGGTTCGACCAGATCTCACTCTTTGAAGCACCATGACAAGGCATTTTGGTTTGGTCAGTTGAATTCCTAAGATTCTTTTGCCCTGTGGTGCTTTACAGTGCTTTGATTTCATTTTCACAACAGGGTTCccatggtcatggaaaacctatCAAAAAAGTCATGCAATTATTAACACCttcaaagttttggaaaagttatggaattttgttgtgtgcagTAAAATTAATTACTATAGTGATCTTCAATGGATACCTTGCACACAATGTAACATAatggcaaatttattttctgtagcttttGACTCAGTGTACCTCTAAAATGCCTCAATGCATAAAGTTTTATCTAGCATCACATATAgttctttattttttccccgTGTTTCATCTCTTCCTTTTTGTATGCCAGCTAGCTGTAATTATGTTtaaatagagtttgaatctgatatgtttgaatAACGGCGAGTAAGTGGAGCAAGAATAATAATGTCGTGACGGAGTGGTTGAGCCATACACTGTAAAAACCATTAACGTAGCAACCGTGATGTGACCCATTGGTTTGAAGCCTTAAGGTTTGGCATTTCTGTCGTCaccatcttgggtttttttggagccagaacaAAACCATAATTGGGtgagaaggtggagctgtggaggttgatctgactgagaagccaaggactctcttggcagacagcctgtcactcaaagccaCCAACCTGTAATTATGCGTAACTCTAAGCCTTAATGAAATATAAAAGGGTGTCAGGAGAGAAAGTAGCTATAGAAACCCAAActatttttgtaccaggctgcaaacatgtttatttctgctgtaaagttggacatttcaaacatgggggtctatggggattgactggcttctggagccagcctcaagtggccattcgaggaactgcagtttttggcacttaggTTGCCATTATCAAATTTGAGACGTCGACATGTTCAGCCCAGGGCGTCCAAGTGTCACTGGAAGCTGCAGTGCACTCTGGGAGTTCTACTGCTCCATGACTGCATACCACATTCTATAATATAATTAACATTTGGAGTAAAGTGTACAATACAGTTCTTTTATGTTATATGTTGTGAATGGCCATGGAAACTTCATTCtgggtccttaaaaagtctgaaatttcaattgtgtaaatgtgttttcagcCTCAGTTTATGCACGAAACAGTATGGCAGCCAATTCCTGCTCACAATCTCTggtattacagctaaacagtgtattaaaatatgtttctgaagacattttaggctagaaataggcagaatcttgatttgtatttgatcagcactgctgaTAGAAACACTCTTGAAATTCACATGTAgccaaaattgttttttgtatttattttgataatattGATGAATAAGAGTTCAGGATCATATTTAGATATATTAACTATCGATAATGTTAACACTGAATGCACTGGGTGTGTTTCCACAGTACGGCAATGACAACCTGGCTATTGCCTCCACTGTGGTGGCTCATGAGATGGGCCATAACCTGGGCATGAATCACGACAACGGGCGCTGCACCTGCGATGGAAAAAGCTGCATCATGGGCGCTGCTGGGTAACACATCTTCTACAAAATATGTCTTAACCTCATGACATGAAGTAATAAAGCAGTAGTTAAATTCCTGCAGTACTTAAATGCAGTGTATAGTACATTCTGTATCTTTTACAGCCACAGTGTCGTACACAGGCTGTGTCTTTCTACTGAAATTAATTTGACAACAAAAGATTGTCAGAGATTGTTCTGTAGAGTTGAGGCCTATCCAAATAGATGTTTAATTAATGGTTTATCCTGCCACCCTGTAGTGGTTCCCCCACTTTTAGCAGCTGCAGTGAACAAGACTTTGAGAAGCTGGTCATTCGAGGAGGAGGCTTGTGTCTGAAAAACCAGCCGTCCCCGTCAGATGTGATTGGAGTCGCTGAATGTGGCAATGGCCGGCTGGACAAAGGAGAGCAATGTGACTGTGGCAAACCAGAGGTAGAGTACTGCatgccagacacacacacacacacacacacacacacacacacacacacacacacaaagtttgtGATTACATGCAGACCAGTATTTTGAATATGAAAACAGACTCTTtcaatttttctgtcttttgaaTGTGGTGGTAAGCATAATGTTTCTCTGTTTCCATTTTGTACAGGAATGCGACAATAAATGCTGTAATGCTGCCACCTGCACATTTACATCTGGGTCGGCTTGTGCTCAGGGAGAGTGCTGCGACAACTGTCAGGTCAGCATTATGGTGGACCTCAGGTCAGAGTTAGCAGCAgtaaataactaattaaaacctaATTTATCTAAAGAATGAACACTTGGTggttatttgacgtgtactttgagtttttagtttggcccatgtcccatccactaacatggagggggcagggtttatgacctaCGCTAGAGACAGCCAGGTGTTTTGGCTttacttttggggagctgtcatgtcatctgTCTTTATTATACAATCTATGTTTATGACTGCATTAAGTGAAGGCAATAGATTGTATTTGGGAAAAAAattcttttctcttttaaaagaAACCAGTGGGTCGTCTTTGTTGTTCGTATGTGACTGGTTTGTGTTTTAGATCATGGTTTCCGGAGCACCATGCAGAAAGTCTGTCAACACCTGTGATCTTTCTGAATACTGTAATGGCAAAAATGCATCCTGTCCTGAGGACTTCTATGTCATGGACGGCCTGCCCTGTCAGGACGGTCAAGCTGCTGCGTACTGCTATGAGGGCCGATGCCAGACGTACGATTACCAGTGCAAACATCTCTTTGCACCAGGTACATTCAGTAATGCTTGTTACAAAGATTCGCAGCTAAATCTGTTTCTGAAAAATGCTAACTAGACACTCCAGTTAAAAATACATCtttacattaacattttatCTTGGATATTATGTCTCCCTTGGGCAGATCCAGCAACCAAGGCAGCAGATATTTGTTTCCAGAATGCAAACACAAGGGGAAACCAATTTGGAAACTGTGGAACCAACGGCAAAACCTTCATCAGATGTACTGTAGCGTAAGTACCCTAGTTTTTAATTACTGAGGGATGATGTAATGTGTGTAATTCTCAGGAAAACTGCAACACAAACATATTCTACATCTTGATCACAGGATCAgtggcaccaaaaccaaaagctataactgaatttcagaaaTTCAATTATGCTGATGACGTATGGATCCATATAGCACAGTTAGGTGATTCACTGTTCTTCAAATAGGTCTGTTGTCCTTTTTTCTTACAAAGACAAACTtgcagctttattttgaaggagtgCATTGATTGTGAGGACCAAAGCACTTATGGGAACAAGCCCTCTgaagtttaggggagactcatGGATACCCATAGAAGGCATTTTCATTTAGATATCATAAGCTCAAACGACCTTTTGGAAAATGGCCATGCTAattttggagcattatttagcctGTTTCCTGACAAGCTATGCCAACATGGTTGATACCTAGCATCAAAATGCGCACCCCACAGCatcttaaagacagtaatgtcagCCTTCAGTTATTTTTGGCCAGTGGGGGGGGTACAGCAATTATATTGGGGGGCCATGGCCTCCCCTTGAAGGCGCCACTGCACAGGGTTGAAACTCCTAAATCATGTATTACGAACCACATCCACTCAGGGCCCAGTTATTGAAATCGTTTGGGATCGTTTGAGTTTTTTTCACCCCAACATTTAAGTCATTAACAGCTGTGGGAATTGACTGTGTTCTCTTAATCCTCCACTGCAGAAACTCCATGTGTGGAAAGTTGCAGTGTGTTAACGTGGACCTCGACACCCCCCCGTCTGGTGCCCAAGTCAGTGTGGAAGAAGTTCAAGGGTCAAGGTGTATTAACGCACACTTCAACCTTGGCACCGACGTGCAGGATCCCGGCTACATCAACAATGGCAGCCCTTGTGGGAAAGGAAAGGTAAGCAGACAAAGTATTTTAAGGAGTGCACACGCCAAAGAGAAGGAATGTAACCTGTAACTGATGTGATTATACTTGTTCCTGGAAAGTACTGTCATtgtgaaagtgaaaataatGTTGCCATTATTCTTCTCTGTCAGACCTGCATAGACTTTCAGTGTGTGAACGCCTCCTTTCTGCTGCCCAACTTGGACTGTAGTGCCCAGACCACCTGCAACAACCAAGGGGTGAgtctgcattttcttttctcttcgtACTCAGTTACCAGCCAGTGATGACAAGTCTGACTTTGCCCCTGTAATGTTGTCTTCAGGTGTGTAATGACCAGGGGCACTGCCACTGTAAGAACGGGTGGGCCCCGCCTAACTGCGACAAGTCAGGGCGAGGTGGCAGCATAGACAGCGGTCCTGCTCAGATAGGTGggtttacttttacttttcaaGACAAAGCACACAGAAAGTCAAAGGCACCATACCTTATACAGTTCACCTAATGTCACACTCTTGAGCTCTGAATGGGGCAACATATGGAAATCAGCCATGATGATCTCTAAATGCATCACTAGGTACAAAGTAATCTAATACAGTGGTCCTTTATTAGGCTTCATGTTACTCATGTATTAATCATTTTGTTCTCTGCTGGCATGACTTTAGTGCTGGTGGTTCCTTATTACATGTCTTGTTATTGCGCCAAGATGTCAAAGTGTATTGGTCTTAGATTGTCTAACTAAAATGGGAGGAGCTTGTAAATGTGTGTCCTTTTTTTGTGACAACTGGTTATCCAATCAACTACACACCATAGActatataaaataatagatGTAGCCACTTTGTTGTCAGCCATCAGTTTGAGTACTCCTGCTTTGAATCCTCGGGTTCAACGTTTTGGTGTCgccatctttgatttttttggagTGACCGAGAGAGTGGAGCTACCCtgtagctagctgctagcttggttaagactgcatttacagctataaTTAACTGTGAATcagtttaattcaattcaacagGACTTTATTTATCTCAAATTAAATTTGTGTGCCAGAGAAGGCTTCAAATTATGGTAAAACTAAGTACAgtaactagggatgcaccaaaatgaaaatttgtggctgaagctgaataatattaaatgcttggccgaataccgaatgcCGAATGCcgtttttttagtttttcattagttttagcagatgaaccccctccagattagtgttgtcacggtaccaaattGGGAttcacggtacgataccagtgaaagtatcacagttctgagtagtatcacaataccacagggaaaatgaggcagatgtgtcttttgtcatttataaaaagataaatcacttttctataatacatcaatgatatttcaatggaataaattacttattgacttattcatacttcaaaaacagcatcaataagtgattaacatagaggggatcaaaataaaataaataaataaaataaaaatcaaccagccaccctcctcccctgacaagtaaagaacagtccctaaagtgcggtgaggtttgtgggccgttacctgccacaaagtgtcaacaagttattcacgtggagccggacttctccatTGCCAGTAAGCTGTTATCATGCCCCGCCgaatttgacaggaatacattcctgtctgtgtctgtgacccccgttcaacccacaaccggcgggatttGCTGTTTCGTTTGtactgctggttgaaatctgtactcacacagcatgctgaatgatttattttgcccacacaaaactatttttagtcacaaatgcgagagcggtgacggacggagtaaaatatcgccacactgccgacattttactccatccgtcaccgcacgctgtttgattgcattatcaaaacacgccactattattcggccttgcttttcacttattccaccgaataccgaatgtgtgtttttttgcaatattcggctgaatatattcggttaccgaatattcggtgcatccctaacatTAACCACAGTTTTAATGATTCGCAGAGTACCAATAGGAATGACCAGTGGTTTCcccaggtcagggtcactcactgggcccagtgtAATAACAATAGAttattaaatatctggcaaaatatgcaaatatacAAGATAGAAGTGTTTTCTAGTAGCAAAGGCAAAAACCAGTGCCTAACAGAGTAACAATAGGGGTATAATAAGTACCAGAGTTactaaaatgaactaaaatggtggaaaaactGACTGCAcctgctaatgctaatgctaatgctaatgctaatattCTCTACAGAAAACCGGATTAAAACCattgaaacaaaatgtactcTTTAGAAAAATTGAATATCTGAATCCTTAGAAGGTCATTTAGTGcaaccaaatgctgaacaagacttttttggTCCACCAAAACGTTGTAATTAACTTTCATAAACTGAAAGCACAGTGAATtagcaacagctacagctacacCTAAACTCTGTGGGTCTGGGGTTACACCATGGTTACATTAGCCAACCAGTGTTGCGCCTGGGGTAGCAACTTGTCATGAGGGGCACCCATCTTTCACTCAAAGCAACCATACCCTTAATAATCcataactttaagtcttaattatttttaaatgggtgagttacataaaaaaaaatcactcctcGTCCAGTGGTcatgaaagaggaaattagctatagaggccaaaactgtttttgtaccagctttatttctgctgtaaaattggGCATTTCcttggggattgacttgctcttCTCGAGAAAGCTTTAAGCAGCCATATCTGAGGCCAGGCAATCGGCCTGTTCCAAACAGGCATGTTTTGAATGGTCACTGTACTAACTTTAATTATACTGAGGatgtatcattaaaaaaattctgTTGACCATAATCACATCACGTAATATCACAAGACacaatatttcatttcatctcattttgctTTAGTTATCGCAGTTGTTTGCTTGATAAACCACCATAAAACGCATCCTTGGACTTCAGCATGGATTTTACGTAATGAGTCCCAGTTACGAGCCTACTCAGCCTCTTAGCGGCTTTTTTATTGATAGTAGTTGCTACAACTGGTAAACATCTTCTCAGGCTGTGATGCCTCACATTGTGAACTAGAATCATGTATTTTAGCTGTTTTATGAGCAATAGTTATACAGTAAATCAAAGTTGTCTTCTCTGCGTCCTGTTTCCACTCCTGATGCATTCATATATGTTAAGTTTGTCATGTCTTGTGTTTGAGAAGAAAAACTTCATAGCAAAAGGCACTGCAAAAACAGCAAATCACTGTTGTTATTGTAGGTAATCCGCCAGGTACACAAGTTGAT from Epinephelus fuscoguttatus linkage group LG20, E.fuscoguttatus.final_Chr_v1 includes:
- the zgc:174164 gene encoding disintegrin and metalloproteinase domain-containing protein 9, whose amino-acid sequence is MVRKYILVAVFLLSCVSGIDNKDIFNGLSLKLSKYSIVNPQLIHRWTRSINSQPKEEDGEETVSYAVNINNRKHLLHLKKNRDFLHPNFVQYSRDANDNHKPSYPKLHVHCYYHGEVEGYEDSLVALSTCSGLRGVIVLGNETYGLEPVPRSATNEHLLYLLKDSESGPVRCGVVSEAASTQSHEPFEPGQSLTSLLRRKRNLPQTSYVELALVVDNLRYNHKEQNETAVREEMVELANLLDGYYKKLNIRVVLVGLVIFKDSNPFSVEGGAGEVLGRFVKWRKSTLLPKIRNDIGQLIVGRPSAYEGAVLGMAFVGTVCSPAHAGGINVYGNDNLAIASTVVAHEMGHNLGMNHDNGRCTCDGKSCIMGAAGGSPTFSSCSEQDFEKLVIRGGGLCLKNQPSPSDVIGVAECGNGRLDKGEQCDCGKPEECDNKCCNAATCTFTSGSACAQGECCDNCQIMVSGAPCRKSVNTCDLSEYCNGKNASCPEDFYVMDGLPCQDGQAAAYCYEGRCQTYDYQCKHLFAPDPATKAADICFQNANTRGNQFGNCGTNGKTFIRCTVANSMCGKLQCVNVDLDTPPSGAQVSVEEVQGSRCINAHFNLGTDVQDPGYINNGSPCGKGKTCIDFQCVNASFLLPNLDCSAQTTCNNQGVCNDQGHCHCKNGWAPPNCDKSGRGGSIDSGPAQIDYSLRNGLLIFFLLVVPVLVLVILGLLFVFRRDSLDPCIKGARRLKSRNAGNANRQSNSNVQTSVTTQPPVQAPSQGPGHPGATTVPISGFRYGELDYWNADESGAPAKPAAPKQGPGVPKPIPQKEPPI